A genomic window from Nitrospinota bacterium includes:
- the fliN gene encoding flagellar motor switch protein FliN, with the protein MTVDDEERPVIKEGLEEENRAVSEKTEEEKNALASITKELDQYLDIPLTVSTELGRTKITVREILKLKDGAVVELHKLVGEPMEIYINGLLTARGEVVVVNERFGIRVTDVIDPMEIIRQNA; encoded by the coding sequence CTGACGGTGGACGATGAAGAACGGCCAGTAATAAAAGAGGGTCTGGAAGAAGAGAACCGGGCGGTCAGCGAAAAGACCGAAGAGGAAAAAAACGCGCTCGCCTCCATCACGAAGGAACTCGACCAGTACCTCGACATCCCGCTGACCGTCAGCACCGAGTTGGGGCGCACCAAAATAACCGTCCGCGAAATACTGAAGCTGAAAGACGGCGCCGTCGTCGAACTGCACAAACTGGTGGGAGAGCCGATGGAAATCTACATCAACGGACTGCTCACCGCCCGCGGCGAAGTGGTGGTGGTGAACGAACGGTTCGGCATCCGCGTGACCGACGTGATCGATCCGATGGAAATCATCCGCCAAAACGCCTGA
- a CDS encoding hybrid sensor histidine kinase/response regulator — protein sequence MSHDMRGPLGSVMALLGMLAEKARYNLDEAKQAELVSKSHKSLGGLVDMIDQLLDLSRLQTGRLSVIKRPIAVRDLAISSFGHYATLADKKGIRFVNEVPPGMKVFADGALISEVLNNLVSNAVKFCREGDSVTVGAADPHTIMVKDGGIGIPASILPDLFKPEVKTTTIGTGGEKGTGLGLPYCKEIMVAHGGAVTVESVEGWGAVFSIRFAPVRPVVLVVDDQEVQRAIMRKHILEMKDVEIIEAANGLEALEILKTTEVVLVITDLGMPVMDGFTLLTEIRGNPLLQTLPVIVNSAVSSSTGVSGELIDVRRKVFELGADDFIAKPIVPEDFIPRIIRYLG from the coding sequence GTGTCGCACGACATGCGCGGGCCGTTGGGGAGCGTGATGGCCCTCCTGGGGATGCTGGCGGAGAAGGCACGGTATAATCTGGACGAGGCGAAGCAGGCGGAGTTAGTGTCGAAATCGCACAAAAGCCTCGGCGGCCTTGTGGATATGATCGATCAATTGCTCGATTTAAGCCGGCTGCAAACGGGCAGGCTATCGGTGATAAAAAGGCCCATCGCGGTGCGCGATCTTGCCATCTCCTCGTTTGGGCATTACGCCACGCTCGCGGATAAAAAAGGGATACGGTTTGTCAACGAAGTTCCCCCCGGCATGAAGGTCTTCGCCGACGGCGCGCTTATTTCCGAAGTGCTGAATAACCTTGTTTCGAACGCCGTGAAATTCTGCCGCGAAGGCGACAGCGTTACCGTGGGGGCCGCCGATCCCCACACCATTATGGTGAAAGACGGCGGCATCGGCATACCGGCATCGATCCTGCCCGATTTGTTTAAACCGGAGGTGAAAACCACCACTATCGGGACAGGCGGCGAAAAGGGAACCGGTTTGGGGCTTCCCTACTGCAAAGAGATCATGGTGGCGCACGGCGGCGCTGTAACGGTGGAATCGGTTGAGGGGTGGGGGGCCGTTTTCTCCATCCGGTTCGCGCCGGTGCGGCCGGTTGTTCTGGTGGTGGACGATCAAGAGGTGCAGCGCGCCATTATGAGAAAGCATATTCTGGAAATGAAGGATGTGGAAATCATCGAAGCTGCAAACGGGCTGGAGGCGCTGGAGATTTTAAAAACCACCGAGGTCGTGCTGGTGATTACCGACCTTGGCATGCCAGTGATGGACGGGTTTACCTTGCTCACGGAGATACGGGGAAATCCGCTGCTGCAAACGCTTCCCGTTATCGTTAACAGCGCCGTTTCCTCTTCCACGGGGGTCAGCGGCGAACTGATCGACGTGCGGCGCAAGGTGTTTGAATTGGGGGCGGACGATTTCATCGCCAAACCGATAGTGCCGGAAGACTTTATTCCGCGCATTATCCGCTACCTCGGCTGA
- the tmk gene encoding dTMP kinase — protein MCVWSDDRKKGLFVLIEGLDGAGKSTQAQKLVERFREAGYDALYLKEPTNGVWGQKIRQIAANGRDGVTREEELSYFINDREEDSRQNIIPALTAGKIVVMDRYIPSNMAYQGALGFDIKVIAEMNGHFPQPDITFFLDIKPEEGLKRVEDRGGANIGFEKIEFLNEVYRIFNGPGFEMMIRIDAKQAMDTVGDQIWSRVSPLLNQRGL, from the coding sequence ATGTGTGTGTGGAGTGATGACCGGAAGAAGGGGTTGTTCGTCCTCATCGAGGGGCTGGACGGAGCGGGGAAGAGCACGCAGGCGCAAAAGCTGGTGGAACGCTTCCGCGAGGCGGGGTACGACGCGCTCTACCTGAAAGAGCCGACCAACGGCGTGTGGGGCCAAAAGATACGGCAGATAGCCGCAAACGGGCGGGACGGCGTCACCCGCGAAGAGGAACTCTCCTATTTCATCAACGACCGCGAGGAAGACAGCAGGCAAAACATCATTCCCGCCCTCACGGCGGGCAAGATCGTGGTGATGGACCGCTATATTCCCAGCAACATGGCATATCAGGGGGCGCTCGGCTTTGACATAAAGGTCATCGCGGAAATGAACGGGCATTTTCCCCAGCCGGATATAACCTTTTTCCTGGACATCAAGCCGGAAGAGGGCCTTAAACGGGTGGAAGACCGGGGCGGGGCGAACATCGGCTTCGAGAAGATCGAATTCCTGAATGAGGTTTACCGCATATTCAACGGTCCCGGTTTTGAGATGATGATACGCATCGACGCCAAGCAGGCGATGGATACGGTCGGCGATCAGATATGGAGCCGCGTATCGCCGTTACTCAACCAGCGGGGGCTGTAG
- a CDS encoding DUF1844 domain-containing protein: MAEDKSFTINDRRRTAGAEETAGRDAHAAEAGKRNAPPAINFSTFVLSLSTSAAMNLGGYTDPVSGLIPRNLELAKQSIDILGILAEKTKGNLDADETHLLDSVLYELRMRYIEEMKKGA, from the coding sequence ATGGCTGAAGACAAAAGCTTCACCATAAACGACCGGCGCCGGACAGCCGGTGCCGAAGAGACCGCGGGGCGGGACGCCCACGCCGCCGAGGCTGGCAAGCGCAACGCACCCCCGGCGATCAATTTCTCCACTTTCGTCCTTTCCCTTTCCACCTCCGCCGCCATGAACTTGGGCGGCTATACCGACCCGGTGTCCGGCCTTATCCCGCGCAACCTTGAGTTGGCCAAACAGTCGATAGACATCCTGGGAATCCTCGCCGAGAAAACCAAAGGGAACCTCGACGCCGACGAGACCCACCTGCTTGATTCGGTTCTGTATGAGCTGCGAATGCGGTATATTGAAGAAATGAAAAAGGGGGCCTGA
- a CDS encoding DNA-directed RNA polymerase subunit omega, whose protein sequence is MYAKALAAVPERYLLVNAMVHRMRQLQGGAEPMVESEGLSLFDISLKEIVEGKIAIKHIVEERQTLTLNAEHLD, encoded by the coding sequence ATGTATGCAAAAGCGCTGGCCGCGGTTCCGGAGCGCTATCTCCTCGTCAACGCGATGGTTCACCGCATGCGCCAACTGCAAGGCGGCGCCGAGCCGATGGTTGAATCGGAAGGTCTCTCCCTGTTCGACATTTCGCTTAAGGAAATCGTTGAAGGCAAGATTGCCATCAAGCATATCGTCGAGGAGCGCCAAACCCTTACCTTAAACGCGGAACACCTGGATTAA
- a CDS encoding TraR/DksA family transcriptional regulator, with protein MKKEYKDLMGALLKRRDELVALEGHTGQKGLENLDLGHGDDMDIAESVVEQEMSMTIRNRASREIILIDESIEKLHKGSYGICENCELEIETKRLKARPFVKYCIDCQTEMEKNAEESAPGGGFQFGKLE; from the coding sequence ATGAAGAAAGAGTACAAAGACCTTATGGGTGCGTTGCTGAAGCGCAGGGACGAGTTAGTCGCGCTGGAAGGCCACACCGGCCAGAAGGGGCTGGAAAACCTCGATCTGGGGCACGGCGACGATATGGATATCGCGGAATCGGTCGTCGAGCAGGAAATGTCGATGACGATCCGCAACCGCGCATCGCGGGAAATCATCCTCATCGATGAATCGATTGAAAAACTCCACAAGGGATCGTACGGTATCTGTGAAAACTGCGAACTGGAGATAGAAACCAAGCGGCTCAAGGCGCGGCCGTTTGTGAAATACTGCATCGACTGCCAGACCGAGATGGAGAAAAACGCCGAGGAAAGCGCTCCCGGCGGCGGGTTCCAATTCGGAAAACTGGAATAA